In Aegilops tauschii subsp. strangulata cultivar AL8/78 chromosome 3, Aet v6.0, whole genome shotgun sequence, one genomic interval encodes:
- the LOC109766968 gene encoding uncharacterized protein produces the protein MAIAITPTILRKITRVIRDFLWHGRKDAKTGSCLATYPSRPWHHLQLPSDDVTAQFFRASTAWQLGDGTTCFFWTNHWLEGPSVAELAPSLFRFMPRCRRRRTTVCEGLTLRTWIGDIHGTLGPQEVIEYVGLWHKLHGATLTFKPERIIWRWTSNGV, from the exons ATGGCCATTGCCATCACCCCGACGATTCTCAGGAAGATCACGCGTGTTATCCGCGACTTCCTTTGGCATGGCAGAAAGGACGCCAAGACGGGCAGCTGCTTG GCCACTTACCCCTCCCGCCCATGGCACCACCTACAGCTCCCTAGTGATGATGTCACTGCCCAGTTCTTCCGTGCCTCCACTGCCTGGCAGCTAGGTGATGGAACGACCTGTTTCTTCTGGACCAACCACTGGCTCGAAGGCCCATCGGTCGCCGAGCTCGCCCCCTCCCTCTTCCGGTTCATGCCACGTTGCCGGCGCCGCCGCACGACGGTGTGCGAGGGCCTCACGTTGCGTACCTGGATTGGCGACATTCATGGCACCCTCGGGCCGCAAGAGGTGATCGAGTACGTCGGCTTATGGCACAAGCTGCATGGTGCTACCCTCACCTTCAAGCCGGAGCGCATCATATGGCGCTGGACCTCGAATGGTgtctga